A section of the Chryseobacterium scophthalmum genome encodes:
- a CDS encoding HAD family hydrolase — translation MNKKNLIFDLDGTLWDPRATIIKIWNEVLTQRQLLQRELKPEDMDQYMGLLFDDILKDIIPGISDQQVQEILLEIVQKENKVLRTHGGILYEGVAETLTNLKKTHDLFIVSNCQDGYIEAFLEYYQFNDLFTDIESHGRTKKPKAENIKLIMERNHLSHENSVYIGDTQTDYDSAKANHLSFILCEYGFGTLNIPEYKPFVSKFSDLEFCI, via the coding sequence TTGAATAAAAAAAATTTAATTTTCGATTTAGACGGAACACTTTGGGATCCCAGAGCGACAATCATCAAAATCTGGAATGAGGTTTTAACCCAACGTCAACTGTTGCAAAGAGAATTAAAACCTGAAGATATGGATCAATATATGGGACTTCTATTTGATGATATTTTAAAAGATATCATTCCCGGAATTTCAGATCAACAGGTGCAGGAGATCCTTTTGGAAATTGTACAGAAGGAAAATAAGGTTTTGCGTACTCATGGCGGTATTCTTTATGAAGGAGTGGCAGAAACTCTGACGAATTTGAAAAAAACACACGATCTATTCATTGTAAGCAATTGTCAGGATGGATATATTGAAGCATTTTTAGAATACTATCAATTTAATGATCTGTTTACAGACATTGAATCTCATGGACGTACTAAAAAACCGAAAGCCGAAAACATAAAACTGATTATGGAAAGAAATCATTTAAGCCATGAAAATTCAGTGTACATAGGCGATACACAGACAGATTATGATTCTGCGAAAGCAAACCATTTATCATTTATTCTCTGTGAATATGGCTTTGGAACATTGAATATTCCAGAATACAAACCTTTCGTTTCAAAATTTTCAGATCTGGAGTTTTGTATTTAA